Proteins from one Nilaparvata lugens isolate BPH chromosome 10, ASM1435652v1, whole genome shotgun sequence genomic window:
- the LOC120353409 gene encoding uncharacterized protein LOC120353409, giving the protein MDSSSSSSYIIPDSPPTEQQLNYWQQQQQKARSLGATSAATAAASAVSAGSSSASPLKRQGIFVQRERGEEGTWAPRRAVLSTQPSKQPVKRRLVFEDEGMLTQSKKRAGMDKNSSMLPLMKELR; this is encoded by the exons atggattcatcatcatcttcaagcTACATCATACCAGACAGCCCACCAACAGAGCAGCAGCTCAACTActggcagcagcagcagcagaaagcTCGCAGCTTGGGTGCCACCTCTGCTGCCACGGCTGCCGCCTCCGCTGTCTCCGCCGgctcctcctccgcctcaccCCTGAAGAGACAGGGAATCTTCGTTCAACGAGAGAGGGGTGAGGAGGGCACCTGGGCACCGCGACGAGCGGTGCTGTCAACTCAACCCAGCAAGCAGCCGGTGAAGAGGAGGCTAGTTTTCGAGGACGAGGgcatgctcactcaatcaaag aaacgtgctgGAATGGACAAGAACTCGTCCATGCTCCCACTGATGAAGGAGCTGCGAtga